A part of Synechococcus sp. KORDI-49 genomic DNA contains:
- the ruvB gene encoding Holliday junction branch migration DNA helicase RuvB yields MAIVSSNAGGRAPRREAMLDAKPLPEEAAAKPDDGLRPRRLNDYIGQPELKQVLGIAVQAAMGRGEALDHVLLYGPPGLGKTTMALVLAEELGVSCRITSAPALERPRDIVGLLVNLQPRELLFIDEIHRLTRVAEELLYPAMEDRRLDLTVGKGSTARTRSLDLPPFTLVGATTRAGSLSSPLRDRFGLIQRLEFYGQEDLEAIVARTAGLLGVNLTPQACARIAGSCRGTPRIANRLLRRVRDVATVQGAGEAVDEPLVRQALSLHRVDDRGLDASDRRLLSLLLDHHDGGPVGLETLAAALGEDPATLEAVIEPYLLQQGLLLRTPRGRMVTDAARRHLGSVEAA; encoded by the coding sequence ATGGCGATCGTCTCCTCCAATGCCGGCGGGCGGGCACCGCGTCGCGAGGCCATGCTCGATGCCAAGCCGCTGCCGGAGGAGGCTGCGGCAAAACCCGACGACGGTCTGCGGCCTCGCCGCCTGAACGATTACATCGGCCAGCCTGAGCTCAAGCAGGTGCTGGGGATTGCTGTGCAGGCGGCCATGGGCCGCGGCGAAGCCCTGGATCATGTTCTGCTGTACGGCCCGCCAGGCCTCGGCAAGACCACCATGGCGCTGGTGCTGGCGGAGGAACTCGGGGTCAGCTGCCGGATCACCAGTGCTCCCGCACTGGAACGCCCCCGCGACATCGTCGGGCTGCTGGTGAATCTGCAGCCGCGGGAGCTCCTGTTCATCGATGAGATCCACCGGCTGACCCGTGTGGCGGAGGAGCTGCTCTATCCGGCGATGGAAGACCGTCGTCTGGATCTCACGGTCGGCAAGGGAAGCACGGCACGCACCCGCTCCCTTGATCTGCCTCCGTTCACCCTGGTGGGGGCCACCACCCGTGCCGGATCGCTCAGTTCACCGCTGCGGGACCGCTTCGGCCTGATTCAGCGCCTGGAGTTTTATGGCCAGGAGGATCTCGAAGCGATCGTGGCGCGCACGGCCGGTCTGCTGGGGGTGAACCTCACCCCACAGGCCTGTGCTCGCATCGCCGGCAGCTGTCGCGGTACCCCGCGCATCGCCAACCGCCTGCTGCGCCGGGTCCGCGATGTGGCCACGGTTCAGGGTGCCGGCGAAGCCGTGGATGAGCCGCTGGTCCGTCAGGCTCTCAGCCTGCACCGGGTGGATGACCGCGGACTGGATGCCAGCGACCGCCGGCTTCTCTCCCTGCTGCTGGATCATCACGACGGCGGGCCCGTCGGTCTGGAGACGCTCGCGGCGGCTCTCGGCGAGGATCCCGCGACGCTGGAGGCCGTGATCGAGCCCTACCTCCTGCAGCAGGGTCTGCTGCTGCGCACCCCCCGTGGTCGCATGGTCACCGATGCCGCTCGTCGGCACCTGGGATCTGTGGAGGCTGCATGA
- a CDS encoding tetratricopeptide repeat protein, protein MKAVLTLAVLSLLLFGAFPAVALEGELLYGQALSASREGDFVRALPLWNSVLEVLPEDPAALSNRGNVRLALGDATGAIDDQSRAIALAPEEADPHLNRGTAEEALQDWSAAAADYLWILDRDPMEASALYNLGNVRGSEGDWAEARSLYGRASEARPGFAMARSSEALAAWQEGDQVWAEAELRKLIRRYPLFADARAALSALLWQRGASGEAESHWAAASGLDNRYRDGEWLLQIRRWPPVPTADLMAFLALDSR, encoded by the coding sequence ATGAAGGCGGTGCTGACGCTGGCGGTGCTGAGCCTGCTGCTGTTCGGTGCGTTCCCGGCCGTGGCTCTCGAGGGGGAGCTGCTCTACGGGCAGGCTCTGAGCGCAAGCCGTGAGGGGGATTTCGTGCGGGCGCTGCCGCTTTGGAACAGCGTTCTTGAGGTTCTGCCGGAGGATCCCGCCGCCCTCAGCAACCGCGGCAATGTGCGCCTGGCCCTCGGTGATGCCACCGGTGCCATCGACGATCAGAGTCGTGCCATCGCCCTGGCCCCTGAGGAAGCCGATCCCCATCTGAATCGGGGCACCGCGGAGGAAGCCCTGCAGGACTGGTCTGCGGCGGCGGCGGATTACCTCTGGATTCTGGATCGCGATCCCATGGAGGCCTCCGCCCTTTACAACCTGGGCAATGTGCGTGGCTCCGAAGGGGACTGGGCTGAAGCACGTTCGCTTTACGGGCGTGCGTCAGAGGCCAGACCGGGATTCGCGATGGCCCGTTCCAGTGAGGCACTGGCGGCCTGGCAGGAGGGTGACCAGGTCTGGGCCGAGGCGGAGCTGCGCAAATTGATCCGGCGCTATCCGCTGTTCGCCGATGCCCGTGCTGCCCTCAGTGCTCTGCTGTGGCAGCGCGGAGCGTCTGGTGAAGCGGAGAGCCACTGGGCCGCTGCCTCCGGTCTTGACAACCGCTACCGGGATGGCGAATGGCTGCTGCAGATCCGGCGCTGGCCCCCTGTTCCCACAGCGGATCTGATGGCTTTCCTGGCGCTTGACAGCCGATGA
- a CDS encoding amidohydrolase: MTVLDLLPEALPELIELRRHLHAHPELSGEEHQTAALVAGELRRIGWRVREGVGRTGVLAELGPDHGPTVGLRVDMDALPVEERTGLPHASRHQGVMHACGHDLHTCIGLGVARLLAADDGLATRVRLLFQPAEELAQGAVWMRDAGAVEGLDALFGVHVVPNLPAGSVGIRSGCLTAAAGELEITVHGEGGHGARPHEAVDAIWIAARVVTELQQTIARRLDALQPVVVSFGRIEGGRAFNVITDRVRLLGTVRCLDLALHERLPGWIEETVQGICRAAGGDADVRYRCIAPPVHNDPELTALMERCAVERLGCSRVVAVEQPSLGAEDFAELLRDVPGTMLRLGVAGPQGCAPLHHCRFDPDEASLPVGIEVLTATLQAWMLERQTP; this comes from the coding sequence ATGACCGTGCTCGATCTGCTGCCCGAGGCGCTTCCCGAGTTGATCGAGCTGCGGCGTCATCTGCATGCCCATCCGGAACTGAGCGGTGAAGAGCACCAGACCGCTGCTCTGGTGGCTGGTGAACTGAGGCGCATCGGCTGGCGTGTGCGTGAAGGGGTCGGCCGCACGGGTGTGCTCGCGGAACTCGGTCCGGACCATGGCCCCACCGTTGGTCTGCGCGTTGACATGGATGCTCTGCCGGTGGAGGAACGCACCGGGCTGCCCCATGCCTCCCGGCATCAGGGGGTGATGCATGCCTGCGGGCACGATCTGCACACCTGCATCGGTCTTGGGGTGGCCCGTCTGCTGGCGGCCGACGACGGGCTGGCCACCCGGGTTCGTTTGCTGTTTCAGCCTGCCGAAGAACTCGCCCAGGGGGCGGTCTGGATGCGCGATGCCGGAGCGGTGGAGGGGCTGGATGCTCTGTTCGGTGTGCATGTCGTGCCCAACCTGCCGGCCGGATCGGTCGGCATCCGCAGCGGTTGCCTGACGGCGGCTGCCGGGGAGCTGGAGATCACGGTGCACGGGGAGGGGGGCCATGGCGCCCGTCCCCATGAGGCGGTGGATGCGATCTGGATCGCGGCCAGGGTGGTGACGGAGCTGCAGCAGACGATCGCTCGCCGATTGGATGCACTGCAGCCGGTGGTAGTCAGTTTTGGACGGATTGAGGGCGGCCGGGCGTTCAATGTGATCACGGATCGCGTGCGGCTGCTGGGAACCGTCCGTTGTCTGGATCTGGCACTGCATGAGCGGTTGCCGGGCTGGATCGAAGAGACGGTTCAGGGCATCTGCCGAGCCGCCGGGGGAGATGCGGATGTGCGGTACCGGTGCATTGCGCCTCCGGTGCACAACGATCCGGAACTCACCGCTCTGATGGAGCGCTGCGCCGTGGAACGGCTGGGATGCTCAAGGGTTGTGGCCGTGGAGCAACCCTCCCTGGGGGCCGAGGATTTCGCCGAACTGCTGCGGGATGTGCCGGGCACCATGCTTCGGCTCGGGGTGGCCGGACCGCAGGGTTGTGCACCCCTGCATCACTGTCGCTTTGATCCGGACGAGGCCTCTCTGCCGGTTGGCATCGAGGTGCTGACGGCAACGTTGCAGGCCTGGATGCTGGAGCGTCAGACGCCGTGA
- a CDS encoding DUF3188 domain-containing protein produces MPVLMSFGAPLLIAVAVVAMQQRQGTDRSHALPALLVGSWLIVSSAAGRRRRRARLLSALRTSRAETD; encoded by the coding sequence ATGCCTGTGCTGATGTCCTTCGGGGCGCCGCTGCTGATCGCTGTGGCGGTGGTGGCGATGCAGCAGCGGCAGGGGACCGATCGATCCCACGCCCTGCCGGCGCTGCTGGTGGGTTCCTGGCTGATCGTCAGCAGTGCCGCCGGTCGCCGTCGTCGGCGCGCCAGGCTGCTGTCAGCTCTGCGCACCAGCCGGGCTGAAACCGACTGA
- a CDS encoding HEAT repeat domain-containing protein gives MTSAPDDQRPDLPALRDAISSGDPVRAMPALTQLRFCSDEEAVPLLVLGTEQKPFLVRSLSCSGLGYKRTEQGWQVLSRLLVDDEDSNVRAEAANALASYGVERSWPLLRSSFEADDAWLVRCSILSALAEQPEIDLNWLLELATMAIRDADGTVRVSGAEILGRVVRDGADQPLGDQARTLLQPLQQDVDHRVVASALNGLQRV, from the coding sequence ATGACGTCCGCTCCCGACGACCAGCGCCCCGATCTTCCCGCCCTGAGGGATGCCATCTCCAGTGGTGATCCGGTCCGGGCGATGCCGGCCCTGACCCAGCTGCGGTTCTGCAGCGATGAGGAGGCGGTGCCGCTGCTGGTGCTGGGTACCGAACAGAAACCGTTCCTGGTGCGTTCCCTCAGTTGCAGTGGCCTCGGCTACAAGCGCACGGAGCAGGGCTGGCAGGTGCTGAGCCGCCTGTTGGTGGACGACGAGGATTCGAACGTGCGGGCGGAAGCGGCCAATGCCCTGGCTAGTTATGGCGTGGAGCGGTCCTGGCCTCTGCTGCGCTCCTCCTTTGAAGCGGATGACGCCTGGTTGGTGCGTTGCAGCATCCTTTCGGCGCTGGCTGAACAACCGGAGATCGATCTGAACTGGCTGCTGGAACTGGCAACGATGGCGATCAGGGATGCCGATGGCACCGTGCGGGTCAGCGGGGCTGAAATCCTCGGCCGTGTCGTTCGGGATGGTGCTGATCAGCCCTTGGGTGATCAGGCCCGCACCCTGCTTCAACCCCTCCAGCAGGATGTTGATCACCGGGTGGTGGCTTCGGCGCTGAATGGGTTGCAGCGGGTTTGA
- a CDS encoding class I SAM-dependent methyltransferase, with protein MTLLPLISQRLLDPTLQRTNSGSIGLGSALSLFLASQKRAPKLIAEVGTYIGNSAAAMGCGAGLIGQAVQLITCDMHPCTQQPFAGLQLPEGSKAQVVQGSSTQMFEFLASKGAKLDMLHLDGRLMKEDLQLLGKLLKPDTLIALDDCEGDEKGHMNLDLLRRAGLIQQHAFVEPFPRELFRLWGLETRSVTGFLLPQNSINFTRQ; from the coding sequence ATGACCTTGCTGCCCTTGATCAGCCAGCGATTGCTGGACCCCACCCTGCAGCGGACCAATTCCGGCAGCATCGGCCTAGGCAGTGCCCTCAGCCTGTTTCTGGCCAGCCAGAAGCGCGCGCCGAAGCTGATCGCAGAGGTTGGCACCTACATCGGCAACAGTGCTGCTGCCATGGGCTGTGGCGCAGGACTCATCGGCCAGGCAGTGCAGCTGATCACCTGCGACATGCATCCCTGCACCCAACAGCCATTTGCAGGCCTTCAGCTGCCTGAAGGCAGCAAAGCGCAAGTGGTGCAAGGAAGCAGCACCCAGATGTTCGAGTTTCTCGCCTCCAAAGGAGCCAAGCTCGACATGCTCCATCTGGATGGTCGGCTGATGAAGGAGGACCTTCAGCTGCTGGGCAAGCTGCTAAAACCCGACACCTTGATCGCTCTCGACGATTGCGAAGGCGATGAGAAAGGGCACATGAACCTGGATCTGCTGCGCCGAGCGGGCTTAATCCAACAACACGCATTCGTTGAACCCTTTCCTCGTGAACTGTTCAGGCTCTGGGGCCTGGAAACAAGGTCTGTCACAGGCTTCCTGCTGCCGCAAAACTCGATCAACTTCACCCGGCAGTGA
- the thiC gene encoding phosphomethylpyrimidine synthase ThiC — translation MRASWVSPRQGQANVSQMHYARQGVITEEMAHVAKRENLPESLIMEEVARGRMIIPANINHTNLEPMAIGIASKCKVNANIGASPNASDAAEEVNKLKLAVKYGADTVMDLSTGGVNLDEVRTAIINASPVPIGTVPVYQALESVHGSIEKLDEDDFLHIIEKHCQQGVDYQTIHAGLLIEHLPKVKGRITGIVSRGGGILAQWMLYHHRQNPLYTRFDDICEIFKRYDCTFSLGDSLRPGCQHDASDAAQLAELHTLGELTRRAWKHDVQVMVEGPGHVPLDQIEFNVKKQMEECNEAPFYVLGPLVTDIAPGYDHITSAIGAAMAGWHGTAMLCYVTPKEHLGLPNAEDVREGLIAYKIAAHAADIARHRPGARDRDDELSRARYNFDWNKQFELSLDPERAKEYHDETLPADIYKQAEFCSMCGPKHCPMQTKITDEDLEALEQVLKVDQAAVN, via the coding sequence ATGCGCGCTTCCTGGGTGTCTCCCCGTCAGGGCCAGGCCAATGTTTCGCAAATGCATTACGCCCGCCAGGGGGTGATCACCGAAGAGATGGCCCATGTGGCGAAGCGGGAGAACCTGCCGGAATCGCTGATCATGGAAGAGGTGGCCCGGGGCCGCATGATCATCCCCGCGAATATCAATCACACGAACCTCGAGCCGATGGCGATCGGCATCGCCAGCAAGTGCAAGGTGAATGCCAACATCGGCGCTTCACCCAATGCCTCGGACGCAGCCGAGGAAGTGAACAAGCTGAAGCTGGCGGTGAAATACGGTGCCGACACGGTGATGGATCTCTCCACCGGTGGCGTGAACCTAGATGAGGTGCGCACCGCGATCATCAACGCTTCCCCGGTTCCGATCGGAACCGTTCCTGTGTATCAGGCACTGGAAAGTGTTCATGGCTCGATCGAAAAGCTCGATGAAGACGACTTCCTGCACATCATTGAGAAGCATTGCCAGCAGGGTGTCGATTACCAGACCATCCACGCGGGCTTGCTGATTGAGCACCTGCCCAAGGTGAAGGGTCGCATTACTGGCATCGTGAGTCGTGGCGGCGGGATCCTGGCTCAGTGGATGCTGTATCACCACCGCCAAAACCCGCTGTACACGCGCTTTGACGACATCTGTGAGATCTTCAAGCGCTACGACTGCACCTTCTCGCTCGGCGATTCGCTCCGACCTGGTTGTCAGCACGATGCCTCCGATGCAGCGCAGTTGGCTGAGCTTCACACTCTGGGTGAACTGACACGCCGGGCCTGGAAGCACGATGTGCAGGTGATGGTCGAGGGCCCTGGCCATGTGCCCCTCGACCAGATCGAGTTCAACGTGAAGAAGCAGATGGAGGAGTGCAATGAGGCACCCTTCTATGTGCTTGGTCCTCTGGTCACTGATATCGCCCCCGGTTACGACCACATCACCTCAGCCATCGGTGCGGCCATGGCCGGTTGGCATGGCACAGCGATGCTCTGCTATGTGACCCCTAAGGAGCACCTTGGTCTGCCTAATGCGGAAGACGTGCGTGAGGGTTTGATTGCCTACAAGATTGCTGCTCACGCGGCTGATATCGCCCGTCACCGTCCCGGTGCTCGCGATCGAGATGATGAACTGAGCCGAGCGCGTTACAACTTCGATTGGAACAAGCAGTTCGAGTTGTCGCTGGATCCTGAGCGCGCCAAGGAATATCATGATGAAACGCTTCCAGCCGACATTTACAAACAGGCTGAGTTCTGCTCAATGTGCGGACCGAAGCACTGCCCGATGCAGACGAAGATTACGGATGAGGATCTTGAAGCATTAGAACAAGTTCTAAAAGTTGATCAAGCTGCTGTAAATTAA
- a CDS encoding DegT/DnrJ/EryC1/StrS aminotransferase family protein, translated as MDPIYVTKPYLPPFEEVSPLLRQIWDRKILTNSGPNHQLLEADLIRYLGIKNISLFSNGTLALLVALKSLRLVGEVITTPFTFIATANSICWNNLIPVFADIDPITFNLDPVDVEKRINSNTCAILPVHCYGNPCDVKAFEALGENYNLPVVYDASHAFGVEIDNESILNFGEFSTLSFHATKVFNTFEGGAVVSPNLSVKKRLDRLKNFGFVSESVVASNGINAKMSEFSAALGLCQLNYVDKCIKMRRNIAKVYCELLAGVNWLSLPCYPENIFHNTAYFPVRVGLDAFGMRDSLVEHMKEVFEVYPRKYFYPLVYDFPYFSGYHDKERYPLPNATKAAAEVICLPIYPDLSESDISRVVESITSFRC; from the coding sequence ATGGATCCAATTTATGTAACCAAGCCATATCTCCCTCCGTTTGAGGAAGTCTCACCTTTATTAAGGCAAATATGGGACAGGAAAATTCTAACAAATTCAGGTCCAAATCATCAGCTTCTCGAGGCTGATTTGATTCGATATTTAGGAATAAAAAATATTTCACTATTTTCTAATGGCACCTTAGCGCTCTTGGTCGCATTAAAGTCTCTAAGGCTTGTTGGGGAAGTAATTACGACTCCTTTTACATTCATTGCTACTGCAAATTCAATTTGCTGGAATAACTTAATTCCTGTGTTCGCCGATATTGATCCAATAACATTCAATCTTGATCCTGTTGATGTAGAAAAAAGGATTAACTCTAATACATGTGCGATACTTCCAGTACATTGCTACGGAAATCCTTGCGACGTTAAAGCTTTCGAGGCTTTAGGCGAAAACTATAATCTTCCTGTTGTTTACGATGCATCGCATGCATTCGGTGTTGAGATTGATAATGAATCAATTTTGAATTTTGGTGAATTTTCAACTTTGTCTTTTCATGCAACAAAGGTATTCAATACCTTTGAGGGGGGGGCAGTCGTCTCGCCAAATTTATCCGTCAAGAAGAGACTGGATAGATTAAAAAATTTTGGATTTGTTAGTGAGTCAGTTGTGGCATCAAATGGGATCAACGCAAAAATGTCAGAATTTTCTGCGGCATTGGGCTTATGTCAATTGAATTATGTTGATAAATGTATTAAGATGCGTAGAAATATAGCAAAGGTGTATTGTGAATTGCTTGCGGGAGTTAACTGGTTATCTCTTCCTTGCTATCCTGAAAACATTTTTCACAATACTGCTTATTTTCCTGTTCGAGTAGGCCTAGATGCTTTTGGGATGCGTGATTCTTTGGTTGAGCACATGAAAGAAGTTTTCGAGGTTTACCCTAGAAAGTACTTCTATCCTTTGGTATATGATTTCCCTTATTTTAGTGGTTATCATGACAAAGAGCGTTATCCCCTGCCAAATGCCACCAAGGCTGCGGCTGAAGTTATTTGCCTTCCTATTTATCCTGACCTTTCCGAAAGCGATATATCTAGGGTTGTAGAGTCAATAACTTCTTTTCGCTGTTAG
- a CDS encoding NeuD/PglB/VioB family sugar acetyltransferase, translating into MASLVIFGAGGHANSVFDVVAGYKGVRADELKVTLDSKYITPGLCLQSVPVIDYENLGQEDSFLYHVAIGENFLREIIFRRFKSRFARASLMDPVVHSSAVVSPSARIGLGSYVGAFAYVGPNVEIGIGCVVNTSAVVEHDCQLGDFSSLAPGAVIGGNVFLGKRSFIGLGSLVKDSTLIEHDVVIGSGSNVLSSIRSSVLVYGSPAKIIRDRSKSELVFK; encoded by the coding sequence GTGGCCAGTTTGGTAATTTTTGGCGCGGGAGGTCATGCCAATAGTGTATTTGATGTTGTTGCTGGGTATAAGGGTGTCAGAGCGGATGAACTGAAGGTAACCCTTGATAGTAAATATATAACCCCCGGCCTTTGCCTGCAAAGCGTTCCCGTAATTGACTATGAAAACTTAGGTCAAGAAGATAGTTTTCTTTATCATGTTGCTATTGGCGAGAATTTCCTTAGAGAGATTATTTTTCGTAGGTTTAAGTCTCGATTTGCTCGCGCCTCGCTTATGGATCCTGTTGTGCATTCTTCAGCTGTTGTGAGCCCTTCGGCGCGTATTGGTCTGGGTTCTTACGTAGGGGCATTTGCTTATGTTGGTCCCAACGTCGAGATTGGAATTGGCTGCGTAGTGAATACTTCGGCAGTTGTAGAGCATGACTGTCAGTTGGGCGATTTTTCTTCGCTTGCTCCAGGAGCTGTCATTGGTGGAAACGTATTTCTTGGCAAGCGCTCGTTTATAGGTTTGGGTTCCTTGGTGAAAGATAGTACTTTAATAGAGCACGATGTTGTCATCGGGAGTGGGTCTAATGTTTTGTCGTCAATAAGGTCTTCGGTGTTGGTGTATGGATCTCCTGCAAAAATTATTCGAGATAGATCGAAGAGTGAATTGGTATTTAAATGA
- the tkt gene encoding transketolase, which yields MVAAPASLDTLCINSIRFLAVDAVNKSKSGHPGLPMGCAPMGYTLWDKFLKHNPKNPKWFNRDRFVLSAGHGCMLIYALLHLTGYDSVTIEDIKQFRQWGSKTPGHPETFETPGVEVTTGPLGAGISNAVGLAIAESHLAAKFNKADAEIVDHYTYVVMGDGCNQEGIASEACSLAGHLKLGKLIALYDDNHITIDGRTDVSFTEDVLKRYEAYGWHVQHVADGNTDVDAIAKAIEAAKAVTDKPSIIKVTTTIGYGSPNKGDTAGVHGAPLGEEEAELTRKQLGWNYGPFEVPQEAYDQYRQAIDRGASLEAEWNQSLAAYRTKYPSEAAEFERMLRGELPEGWDKDLPTAGPEEKGLATRKHSQICLGALGPNLPELIGGSADLTHSNYTDIKGETGSYQPETPEKRYLHFGVREHAMAAILNGIAYHDSGLIPYGGTFLVFADYMRGSMRLSALSELGVIYVLTHDSIGVGEDGPTHQPIETIPSLRAMPGMLVFRPGDANETSGAYKLAIENRKRPSALCLSRQGMANQANSSIEKVALGGYILEDCDGTPDLILIGTGTELDLCVQAAKQLSEAGSKVRVVSMPCVELFDEQSDAYKEEVLPIAVRKRMVVEAAESFGWHRFIGLDGDSVTMNRFGASAPGGTCLKEFGFTVENVVAKAKALLR from the coding sequence ATGGTCGCTGCTCCCGCTTCTCTCGACACGCTCTGCATCAACAGCATCCGCTTCCTGGCGGTTGATGCGGTCAACAAGTCCAAGAGCGGGCACCCCGGCCTGCCCATGGGTTGTGCCCCGATGGGATACACCCTGTGGGACAAGTTCCTCAAGCACAACCCCAAGAACCCCAAGTGGTTCAACCGCGACCGCTTCGTGCTGTCCGCCGGCCACGGCTGCATGCTGATCTACGCGCTGCTGCACCTCACCGGCTACGACTCGGTCACCATCGAGGACATCAAGCAGTTCCGTCAGTGGGGCTCGAAAACCCCGGGCCATCCCGAGACCTTCGAGACCCCCGGCGTTGAGGTGACCACCGGTCCCCTGGGAGCCGGCATCTCCAACGCTGTGGGTCTCGCGATCGCCGAATCCCATCTGGCCGCCAAGTTCAACAAGGCTGACGCCGAGATCGTGGATCACTACACGTACGTGGTGATGGGTGATGGCTGCAACCAGGAGGGCATCGCTTCGGAAGCCTGCTCCCTGGCCGGCCATCTGAAGCTGGGCAAGCTGATCGCCCTCTACGACGACAACCACATCACCATCGACGGCCGCACCGATGTGTCCTTCACCGAGGACGTGCTGAAGCGCTACGAGGCCTACGGCTGGCATGTGCAGCATGTGGCGGATGGCAACACCGATGTGGATGCCATCGCCAAGGCGATCGAGGCCGCCAAGGCTGTCACCGACAAGCCTTCGATCATCAAGGTGACCACCACCATCGGCTACGGCTCCCCCAACAAGGGCGACACCGCCGGTGTGCACGGCGCACCGCTGGGCGAGGAAGAGGCTGAGCTCACCCGCAAGCAGCTGGGCTGGAACTACGGCCCCTTCGAGGTGCCCCAGGAGGCCTACGACCAGTACCGCCAGGCCATCGACCGTGGCGCCAGCCTCGAAGCCGAGTGGAACCAGTCCCTGGCGGCGTACCGCACCAAGTACCCCAGCGAAGCCGCTGAATTCGAGCGGATGCTGCGCGGCGAACTGCCCGAGGGTTGGGACAAGGATCTGCCCACCGCCGGCCCCGAAGAGAAGGGACTGGCCACCCGCAAGCACTCCCAGATCTGCCTGGGTGCCCTGGGCCCCAACCTGCCCGAACTGATCGGCGGCTCCGCCGACCTCACCCACTCCAACTACACCGACATCAAGGGCGAAACCGGCTCCTACCAGCCGGAAACGCCTGAGAAGCGCTATCTGCACTTCGGGGTACGCGAGCACGCCATGGCGGCCATCCTCAACGGCATCGCCTATCACGACAGTGGCCTGATCCCTTACGGCGGCACCTTCCTGGTGTTCGCCGATTACATGCGCGGCTCCATGCGCCTGTCGGCCCTGAGTGAGCTGGGTGTGATCTACGTGCTCACCCACGACTCCATCGGCGTCGGTGAAGACGGCCCCACCCACCAGCCGATCGAGACCATTCCCTCCCTGCGCGCCATGCCCGGGATGCTGGTGTTTCGTCCGGGTGATGCGAACGAAACCAGCGGCGCCTACAAGCTGGCCATTGAAAACCGCAAGCGCCCCAGTGCACTGTGTCTGAGCCGCCAGGGCATGGCCAACCAGGCGAACTCCTCGATTGAGAAGGTCGCTCTGGGTGGCTACATCCTGGAAGACTGCGACGGCACCCCCGACCTGATCCTGATCGGCACCGGCACTGAGCTCGACCTCTGCGTGCAGGCCGCCAAGCAGCTCAGCGAAGCAGGCAGCAAGGTGCGCGTGGTGTCGATGCCCTGCGTGGAACTGTTCGACGAGCAGAGCGACGCCTACAAGGAAGAGGTGCTCCCCATCGCCGTGCGCAAGCGCATGGTGGTGGAGGCCGCTGAATCCTTCGGCTGGCATCGCTTCATCGGCCTCGATGGCGACAGCGTGACCATGAACCGCTTCGGCGCTTCAGCTCCCGGTGGAACCTGCCTCAAGGAGTTTGGGTTCACCGTGGAGAACGTAGTGGCCAAAGCCAAGGCGCTGCTGAGGTAA